The Nonlabens spongiae genome contains a region encoding:
- a CDS encoding putative type IX sorting system protein PorV2: protein MIFASALRSVLKKYLSFLFIVVGLAIAPVRQSLHNSCYDSAFAKAYLLLVLFIGISLGGKAQTSRAYSNEFLNIGVDAAALGMSNAVVASSGNANSTYWNPAGLMQLEQQEVSLMHASYFANIAQYNYGSYAKPIDDDSAFGISVIRFSVDDILNTTQLIDDQGNINYDRISTFSNADWAFAFSYARRAKLDGFSYGGNVKVIRRVIGDFASSWGFGFDAGLQFRRGGYEIGFMARDITTTYNSWTIDDDEYATISGAVEGQNQELPETTEITLPKLQAGIARTFTIRYDHVLTAEVDLNMRFIQTNDVISSSSFSATPAVGLQYGFLDLVFVRAGVGNFQNIDQLDGSESLTMQPNIGVGFKYKGIAVDYALTDIGDSSEALYSNVFSLNVDLSVFSR from the coding sequence ATGATCTTTGCATCTGCATTGCGTAGCGTATTGAAAAAATATTTGTCGTTTCTTTTTATTGTTGTGGGTCTCGCGATTGCGCCTGTCCGCCAGAGCTTGCACAATAGCTGTTATGATTCCGCTTTCGCGAAAGCGTACCTACTTTTAGTCCTGTTTATCGGAATAAGCCTAGGAGGAAAAGCGCAAACCTCAAGAGCCTACTCAAACGAATTCCTAAACATAGGAGTCGACGCTGCGGCGCTGGGTATGAGCAATGCGGTAGTTGCGAGCAGTGGCAATGCAAACAGCACCTACTGGAATCCCGCTGGACTCATGCAACTGGAACAACAGGAAGTCTCGCTCATGCACGCCAGTTATTTTGCCAATATCGCTCAATATAATTACGGCAGCTACGCAAAACCCATCGATGACGATAGTGCTTTTGGGATTTCAGTGATCCGGTTTTCAGTAGATGATATTCTCAATACTACCCAACTAATAGACGATCAGGGTAACATCAACTACGATCGCATCTCTACGTTCTCAAATGCAGATTGGGCCTTTGCCTTTTCATATGCCCGTCGCGCAAAACTGGACGGTTTCTCTTATGGAGGGAATGTCAAGGTGATCCGGAGGGTGATAGGAGATTTTGCTTCATCATGGGGATTTGGTTTTGATGCGGGATTGCAGTTCCGTAGAGGTGGTTACGAGATCGGTTTTATGGCGCGTGATATTACGACCACCTATAATTCATGGACGATCGATGATGACGAGTATGCAACTATAAGCGGCGCGGTAGAAGGTCAAAATCAAGAACTACCAGAAACGACAGAAATCACTCTGCCCAAGCTGCAAGCAGGGATTGCGCGCACGTTTACCATACGTTACGATCATGTCCTCACGGCAGAAGTCGACCTCAACATGCGTTTTATACAGACTAACGATGTGATCTCGAGCAGCTCTTTTAGTGCGACGCCGGCGGTGGGATTGCAATATGGATTTCTAGATCTGGTATTTGTGAGAGCTGGTGTGGGGAATTTCCAAAACATCGATCAGCTAGATGGTAGCGAGAGCCTCACCATGCAGCCCAATATAGGGGTAGGCTTCAAATACAAGGGCATTGCCGTGGATTATGCACTTACGGACATAGGCGACAGCAGCGAGGCGCTGTATTCAAATGTGTTTTCGCTGAATGTAGATCTTTCTGTCTTTTCAAGATAA
- a CDS encoding CDP-alcohol phosphatidyltransferase family protein — MKKWIPNLITLLNLLMGCVAALYAFNQDLLTAGFFVGLGIFFDFFDGLAARLLKVSSDLGTQLDSLADMVTSGLVPGIAMYVMIYNSVGLDAYDDQFRTITEVDKQWLWHHLLPFFGFIITLGSCYRLAKFNIDTRQTDSFIGLPTPANATLIISIGVLFQQGMLGDLESIVGNVYFLIGLCILSCYLLNAELPLFALKFKSFGWKGNEVRWIFLLSCLLMLIFLKLIAIPLIIVLYVLMSVG, encoded by the coding sequence ATGAAGAAATGGATCCCTAATCTCATCACGCTGCTCAATCTTTTGATGGGTTGCGTTGCAGCGCTCTACGCTTTTAATCAAGATTTGCTTACTGCTGGCTTTTTTGTGGGACTGGGCATTTTCTTTGACTTCTTTGATGGTCTTGCTGCCCGATTGCTAAAAGTATCCAGTGACCTGGGAACGCAACTCGATTCACTGGCCGATATGGTGACCAGTGGCCTAGTGCCTGGAATTGCGATGTATGTCATGATCTATAACTCGGTAGGTCTGGATGCTTATGATGACCAATTTCGCACGATTACAGAGGTGGATAAGCAATGGCTGTGGCATCACTTGCTTCCGTTTTTTGGATTTATAATCACTCTAGGAAGTTGTTACCGACTGGCTAAGTTCAACATCGACACCCGCCAGACCGATTCATTTATAGGCCTGCCCACACCCGCCAATGCAACTTTGATCATCTCCATAGGCGTATTGTTCCAGCAAGGCATGCTGGGCGACTTGGAGTCTATCGTCGGTAATGTTTACTTTCTGATTGGTTTATGTATACTCAGTTGTTATTTGCTGAATGCAGAGTTACCTCTTTTTGCGCTCAAGTTCAAGAGTTTTGGCTGGAAAGGCAACGAGGTACGTTGGATCTTTTTGCTTTCATGCTTGTTGATGCTTATTTTCTTAAAACTGATTGCTATTCCATTGATTATCGTGTTGTATGTGTTGATGAGTGTGGGGTGA